In Salarias fasciatus chromosome 13, fSalaFa1.1, whole genome shotgun sequence, the sequence CTTCAGCCTTCCTGTGGCTTTCACTTCATAAAGACGCTAAAATGACAACTCGCTTCTGTGTTACAATTCAGATGTGTAAACATTTACCACAATCCATTCTGTCATAAAGTTGATTTTGCCTtttgtattcattcatttagacaatgttaaatttaaagtttttctgttttagaaGACATCTGTTCTCCATACATGCTGATGCATCTTAATGCAAATCGTCATATCTAAactttgtgctttgtttttttccttgtgtttaGAGTTCATGAGTTGAGCCGTGATGTGAAGCtgtgtctgaggaggaggaaggggaggggtgGCGGCGAACGCCAGCGGCTCCGGCAGAGGAGACGCAGCCACAGCAGAAAACAGTCGCCCTCAGACGCTCAGTAgctcagcagactgacagacgaCACAAAGCTACTGCGCGGAGgggattgtgtgtttgtgtgcaggctGATACTTGCCACGCGCTGGTCTCTCACTGTGGCTTCAGGCCGCCAGTGTCACGCTaccacttttcattttctcagtAAATGTGGCACTGTTGAGAAATACGACTATTTCAAACTGCTGACCTATCGATCAAAGTCTCCATGGGGCAGCAACAGGGAGCGttatgttgtttgtgtgcatatGACTGATGTAATGATTTAAAACAAAGCCCTGGAGGCTTTTTGTAAATGTTAACAGGTTAGGATTTAAAGCATTGTTATATGTTCGAAACATTGTTTATGTGTGGCTCTGTATTCGCAGCTGGAAAAAGTTACTGAACACTTTGTTgctaatttatttttatatgacTACGAGAATTTTtcagacattgtttttttaaataaataaatatatatcaaaaCAATGCCGTGACTGTGTGAGCTTCCGTTAAAGCCTTTGATAATACTCATAATTGAAGGAAGGGAGAGATCGTTGCTTCCTTGGCAGGATATGCGAGGTCTCTTCAACCTCAGCTTTAGTTAATAAACTACAAGGATAAGTCAGCAGCAGCCATTAAACAAACATAACTACtttaatatatttgttttatgaCAGAAATGAATAgaatgaatagaaaaaaaaatacttttttaagtttaggtttaggtttcttttctttgcacCCTGTACAATCTTCACAAAGGATTCTCAGGAGCCTGAAACACAACACCAATCCAGCTGAGAGCTCACAGGTTGACCTGGGTTAGAACTTTATGGACTGTTGTTGGTGTTGCTCAACATCCAGGTGATCAGGGCGCGGATCCCTGGGAGAGAGTGTTTTATGATGGAAAGCAAATACGCTTCCCAAGCTGCTGTTATTTCCTGTAAAGCATGTGACAGGATAGAGCCATGtaagggcacacacacacacacacacacacacacacacacacacgcaaaaaggCAATGTTAAAGTGTATCACCATAACATGTACCaacctgttttgttttccatctaaaacattttttgaggAATGAAATGGACCGTCGCTCTGACTGATCCCTTCACCCTTCAATCATTAACAGCATGAGTGTAAAACCTAAAGTGAAAGCAAAGTTGAATGGACTTTCTCATGTTATCTTTTATCAATGGAGACGATAAAAGGTCCTTTGAAGTCAGACATTTAGTCTTCAGTCATTTAATGACAGTGAGATATTAAAAAACATTGCAGATAAATGTCGTTACATCTCTGATGATACAAACattcataaaattttatataaTTAcataatataatttttttcttgcTAGAGGCTGAGAtttaatgaaatatgaaaatctTGAAAACTTGgcagttttaaaaacataaatatagcAATAAGTACAGCATAAGGCAACTTTACATTCATCAAAGTCAATCTGTCCTAAATGATTATTAATGTAAAACATTTCCCACTAAACTCAGAGAAACTTTTATGAATTAACCTGTTAAAAGTATGTTGACAGTATGTTTATCTGCACTATTTCATTCATCATAATGAATTCACTTCGGGTTTTAACAGTTTCAAAATAGGAAAAAGAAACTGTCCAAAGGTCTGTTGATTTGTACACAAAAAATGTAACTCATTTACATTAGGATAGCATTATCTAATGCATACTGACCAATGTTAAATAACCAATTAATTAACAAGTGTGTTCATTAACAGAAGAAAACTTTAATCGCATAGCAATTATGCAAATAGTGTCATGGCGCCACCTAGTGTCCTGCAGATGGAAACAAATTGAACTTTACTGGGTTCACAGTTAACAGCATCCATTCAACTTCTATACTGCTTTATTCCCAACTGCATATGGGCAAAGGCAGGGCActcctaacacacacacacacacacacacacacacacacacacacacacacacacacacacacacacacaggcagcacaTCATTTAGAAAGGGAAGTTCTTTGGGTAAAGAAATGAAGTGTGACAAATTCAGTCAACTGTTTCCACCTCAACAAACTTTGTTTTGATGCCTGACTGTCACAACCACGCTGATTTTAATCTGGCTTTGCTAGGCACAGTTTCATTTTTAGCTATTTTGTGAATGTGCAGCTCCGTCTTGCTCTGACACATAGGAAGTGACGCTTTTCCATTTCTTGCAGCTGACAGAAGttggtggggggaaaaaatgcttGCATGAGCATTAGGAGCCACCACAAAAACCAGGAAACAGACTGCCCAGCTGTCTGACAGGGAAGTGACTGCTGGGAGCTGAGGAGCTAATTCAGCTAAAACCAATCAACAAGAGAGAAAGATCTATTCAGAGGTCCCTCACCATATTGCATCTTTAATTATCTTAATATACCTCAAGATTGATGGCAAATCTGAGATCTTCACATTGACTTTTACATTAgaaagatttattttaattatagaGATGACTGCAGTCATCCTTCTcctcagtgacctttgaccatCTCCACCTATATATCCAAGAAAGGTGCTGACAAAGTGTGTGCATTATGGGCTGGTCAGCCCACCTCATACATATTAATACACTATAATGGGTGTATAAATTTTCCATAACTTAAAGGGTTTCAGTCTGTCACCTCTGTTATGAATTATTCAGCCAGAGCAGATAGCAGCAAAGAAGAAGGAGCAAAAGCTTGGAAAATAAATTGAGGTGATTCTAAGATTTTGGAAAATTTCCATAAtctgtctccatcctctctaGTGAATAAATCAAGCCCGCCGTAGCCCTGTGTGGAAACCAACTCCCTCACTGGACAAAGAACATCCATCGCAGCCTCGTTAATTGGTTTCATCATCGCGAGACTCGCATCCAATTATCGCACCTTCCCAGCGGCAGCAGCGCGCGGAGACGAGCCAGCTCTGAGGGCAGGAAATATCCACGAGGGAGCAGAATTACGGAGAAAAAGGTCAATTTTGGTAACACGTTTCCATAAAACTGCACATGTCAGAAACCAACCCGGAGTGAATAATGTTTATGAGTGTCTGTAAACAACTAGTCTGAACATATCGAGTCTATCTCTTATAATATACATGTAACGGACGTGAGGGTGATGAGAataaagaagattaaaaaaagttgctttttttgaAACCAAGTTGAATTGCATCAACTTTAGAAAATGTAGAAAACGGAATTAATCCTGCATTGAGCTTGCGGACTTCCCTTCTCTTCAGATCGTTTGTCGATTTCGAGAGTTTGATTGCACCTTCAAagtttatttgcatttcaatCTTTCAGAAAACTGCAGCAAATAAGATGAGTTTCGGTCCTACCATAAGAGACGGTGTGCCAGTCCTCTTCCGTATATCCACCAGCGCTGTATCCCGCTTATCGTTATCAGTTTTCATGCGTCCCTGCTCGTGCGGCATCCAGAAGATGAGATCGACAACCCGATGATCCAATAGGAAGACGAGCTGAGACGCTTCAGCCAATCAGTATCGAGTGGGCGGGATCATCCAGGGCAATCTGTATCAAGGTGTCTCCCGGGGGCTTTGGCTCTGTCTGCTCCATAAAAGAAATCTACTAAATTGTATTCTACACACCTCTAACACAGATTAACATCACCTAGTGAGTCGAATTGAtatatttgatttaatttactTGACTTCATATTGCCTTTTTCCAAAATCTGCTCTTTCAACAAAAATGAAGCCTTTATTCAGCACAAGATAAATCTCAGAATAGGAATCATATCAGCCTCTGTTATTTGTCTGAATCATGCCTACATTTAGTAGCTTTCACACCACTtgcttcactgtttttttgttgttttttttgttgttgtttgtttgttttgtttcgttttttgCCATTTCAAGTTGTTTTGCTGGTCTGCAGTCACATCTGCAGCGATGGGAAAATTCAGTTTCCTTCACCAACAGCCCCTCTGAAGACCTGCCATTGTATGTACTCTAAGCGGTAAAGGAAGAAGTTCCTGTGACCTGTTAAGATTTATTTCGCCCATCCTGTTTTTGAGCCTGGATCTGCCATCTAGGAAACTATTGTAGAGTGGGGAAAAACTGTCggaagtctctctctctctctctctctctctctctctctctctctctctctctctctctctctctctctctctctctctctctctctctctctctctctctgtgtacGTGTTTGAATAAGATTGATGATTTAACATCCAGAGGAAGTCAGTtgttccagcagctgctccacttcCCTCACCACAGAGAACAGATTAGTCTTAAGGATGTGGGTATGACAAAGTTGGGCTTGTTAAGGAAGCCGATTGTCTCctcttttctatttattttccttttgttttttgttcagtCAGCTGCTAATTGACCAGAGATGCTCATAAACATGATGCTCCAGCTCAGATCGTGGGTTTAATGAGCGCCCTCAGCAAATTCAGGACAAAGACTCTCTGTTCTCTCCCTGAACTACCAGAACATTTGATTCCTCCTGACTGGACTCACGTGTCACAGCTTTGATACATTGACAAAAACGAAAGAAAAACATGTCTAAATGGCTACAACTCTGGAAGTGTAATTTGTGTCGAATAGGCTAAGGAGAATAACCCAGTTGTTTAACCTTCAGGCAATTtatgtggatgtgtgttttcatgctgctGTCTGACCCCTGTTTTCCGTGAGGCACTTTGTGATGAATGAGGCTCTCTGCTGTTATTGATTCTCTTTTTAGCTTTGATGCTGCAGAGAGATTGCTTCTTAGGGCAACATACAGCGATATCTCTTCAGTTCGGTGAACAAAGGACCGAGGAAtactgtgtgtgcatggtgcgtttgcttgtgtgtgtgtgtattttactATTTGTGGACAATAGATGAATATATCCACATAGAGAACAGCATTCTTTGTTGCatgataaaacaaaagaaaaaatgtataTGCTAATTTTACAGGTGATTTATAGACCTTcactctcattcacacaccCGATTCATGTTATCAGTGTTGGGCTATTGCATGCTATTGTTACCTGATTTGTGGTCTAGACATGTCTTGGCGAGACTCGGGTTTATGGCGGCGCTTTGGTGGGCGATCTGGTGTCCCTCTCATCACCATATTAACAGGAAAGCTGAAGCCATCGGGAGCACTCCTCCCAGAGCTTTGTCTCCATGGCCACCGCTCacacatgacaaacacacaatgaGGAGGCTTGAATGTGAGTAAATCATGCACCTGCACACACTCCAAGGCCGGCTACCCTCAGTCACATTTGCATGGTTTCTCTGAATGGACGAAGCAGTTCATCTCATTTGTTGCCTTATGAATAATGGATGCTGCAGTAACTAGATTAGATTGCTTTTCATAAATATCTGCAATATAGTGATTGCTGGCTCTGTTAAAACAGGCAAGAAGGCCTctagaaaattgtgtttttctgattgTTGGAGTTAAAATGATCAATCTTCAAAGTACCaagatatttttaaatataaaaaaaacaaaacataaataattcaaattttTTGATACAAAAAATGATATTTTTAGTGTCGGTTATATAATCACATAAAATACACAGCTTCAAACACTCCTAAACACTATACTGCTGATATTTTCTAACTGAATAATAATCTGCTCATTATATCCAGTCCGCAGGAACACATTCATCACGTTTTCCATTGTGCTTTCTGAGAGCGCAGCTCAGTGTGAACGGTCCTGTTCAGTCTGTAATCATGGGCGCTGTGTCTGAGGTGGTGTCTGGCTCCGGCTGACAGTactgctccatctcctccatttCTCTCTCAATAGGCTCCTCCCCACCTCTCCAGCATCTCAGTCccttctctctccacctccgtctcttcttgtctgtctctgttgCTGCTGCCGTCTGTTGCAGCTCCAGCATGGCCTGGACGGTCTCTCCCGTCTCTTCCTGGATGAGGCCTGGGTCCCTGCTCCCGAGCGACAGGCCCGCTCCCCTCCTTCCTGCCACAATGTGGAAAAATGCAGAAGCACTATTTGGGactcctctctctgtcacatGGATGCTGGTCGGGCCTTGGTCAGTCCCCTGAGGCCCTTTGGAAGACTTCGTCTTTGTTTTCTTGCTCAGTAtgaagttgaaaaatgctgttACCAAAAGCATTGCCCCTGCAATCAGAATGCACAGTTTTATGACCCTTTGGTATTGCTTTAGCAAATTAGCATGCAATTAGATAATCATTAACACCAACGATATTGCAAAGTAAGCTGGGTGCTTTCACCTGGGATAATGGCGTGCCACACCAACACAGGATGCAAGAAGCAGACCACTGACATGATGGAGTAATAGAGGAATTTATGAAAGCCTCCGGTGTGAGCCATCTTCCTCCACAACACAAAAACTTGCCAATCCGGAGGACAGCTGTAaaggtaaaaatgaaaaaaaaaaaaaaaaggatgcgaAACACAGCATGGAAGGTACAACTTTGATTTAATATTTCTATTTGGACCTTTGTGATGTGACTGGCTAGTTTAAAATGTATCCGAAATATTTATGCTGTTCTCCATATTTCTATCACAGAAACATTTGACGCTACATTATGTTCAAGCATACTTACGGCAAACACATGGTGAGAAGAGCATCCACAAAATAGGCCAGCTCAAACATCATGATGCCAACAGATGACACCCTGggggaagaaaataaaagccagatgaagctgctgctgtctgaagcaATCAGTAAACAGTTTATAAGCTGTGTAAACATGGTCCAAATAGTTTCACTTCTGTATAATCGGAGCTGTGGATGAAGTCAAAGGACAAAATATGTGCAATAAGGGCAAGTACCCCAAATATGGAGACAGAGGAGGTGGTGGAAATAGACTGATCTACATTTGTTTTCTGAGTGCTGACAGAATAAACATTCATGCATTTCTGGTGTCCTCGGAGAGACGCTTTCCTGTGACTCTGTGGGAGTCTGGCTGTGAGTCACAGAGATAAAAGAGGCAGCAGAAGAGGATCTATCTCCTTTCTGGCCTCTGAACCCTTCTTTGTGCCTCTGACTCCTTCCTAACCGCTCCATGCAAGAGATTATAAAAACAGATAGTGTGATTCATACATTCTCCGAGAGTGCCCGGGTTGCAGCTTATTTGCCGTATTAAAGTCCAGGGATTGTGTTTATAGCTCAGAAATGTCAGCAAGCACTCACAGGAGGTAGATGCCGAGGCTGCTGAAATCTCCTTGGTGTAGAGTCTCCACTCCCACAGCAcacaagactgaaaaaaaagacaaatttatCTTATATTATCTTGGAGTTAGGAGTGAACAGAGTCTGTCCACCAGATGTCAGACTTGGCTCATAATGTTCAGACAATCAGAGCAGAGGCTAAACTTTTCATATCTTCATaaatactgtttttatttctgcagtgagcagcatagtttttttttaatcttctttagTTTGTCTAACTTGTATCTTTGACCTGTTGGATTCAAGATAGCCTTTGTCATATGTACACAGATTTGAAAAATTAATTGAAGTCATGGTTGGACGCAATTTTTAAACAACTCACCGCAATCAACCATAAGACACACTTTATTGCCATGGTGACCTACCAATGTTTATGTGTATTCAAATCAGGTAATTATGGCAATTGATCCTATCATGGTCACAAAACTAAGGTCATAGTATAATCATGCTCACAATTACAACCTGAGTAGCTGTGAGCTGTGCGTTTGTGTTTGAGTGGGCATTCAGCCCGACCCAGAGCCACAGCAAGGAAGCCCAAAGCAGGACCTCTTGAAAAACCTCATGACTTGTTTAACGTGTTCTGATCGACCCTACCATTTGTCTTTACGTCTCAGTAAAATCTTTTCTTCTAACAGTGACCTCAAGCGGCAGGCCGCAATTACATCAGAAATGATGCAGATGATGAGACCACTTggacaaagattaaaaaagtcCATGGAGATGTTGGACACATTACCCTCAGACCAATACTTGGGATATTGTTTTTCGTAACTTGGTGAAGGCATAAGGCAAGTCATTAATGTTACATGTTTGGATATTATGGGTTTGCCACAATTTTTTCCTGAAGCTATTCCAAACTGTGACCAGGTTACAAGTTCACAAGTAGCGTGAAGTGTCAATACAAAGAATATTTACACAGTTTTTCAGAAATCTACAGGGCAATGGAAACCATATTTACAGTGTGTTACACCTAAAGCTGTTGTTTCTTTCCCCCCTCATGAATATCATCAATAAATGGTTTACGA encodes:
- the tmem72 gene encoding transmembrane protein 72, with protein sequence MGSLESLWIAVECACRILGISTATVLCAVGVETLHQGDFSSLGIYLLVSSVGIMMFELAYFVDALLTMCLPCPPDWQVFVLWRKMAHTGGFHKFLYYSIMSVVCFLHPVLVWHAIIPGAMLLVTAFFNFILSKKTKTKSSKGPQGTDQGPTSIHVTERGVPNSASAFFHIVAGRRGAGLSLGSRDPGLIQEETGETVQAMLELQQTAAATETDKKRRRWREKGLRCWRGGEEPIEREMEEMEQYCQPEPDTTSDTAPMITD